A single region of the Cronobacter condimenti 1330 genome encodes:
- the ynfE gene encoding selenate/tellurate reductase subunit YnfE, with amino-acid sequence MAQHHEGISRRQFLTTTSLGGLALAAGSVTLPFGFTRIAAAVDIAVTPPVDKVVWGACSVNCGSRCALRLHVRNDTVWRVETDNTGLDTYGDHQVRACLRGRSIRRRINHPDRLNYPMKRVGKRGEGKFERISWDEALDTISISLKKIVSEYGNEAVYINYTSGVVGGNITRSSPYASLVARLMNCYGGFLSHYGTYSTAQIACAMPYTYGSNDGNSTSDIVNSKLVVMFGNNPAETRMSGGGITYHLEQARERSQARMIVIDPRYTDTAAGREDEWIPIRPGTDAALVSALAWIMIDENLVDQPFLDRYCVGYDEKTLPAGAPANGHYKAYILGQGDDGIAKTPAWAARITGIPEARIVKLAREIAGAKPAYICQGWGPQRQANGELTSRAIAILAILTGNVGIHGGNSGARESTYTITIERMPVLENPVKTQISCFSWTDAIARGPQMTALADGVRGKEKLDVPIKFIWNYAGNTITNQHSDINRTHEILQDDTQCETIVVIENFMTSSARYADILLPDLMTVEQEDIIPNDYAGNMGYLIFTQPATSAKFERKPIYWMMSEVAKRLGPEVHQRFTEGRTQAQWLQYLYAKMRTRDPALPEYEALKQQGIYKRKDPNGHYVAYQAFREDPLAHPLKTPSGKIEIYSAPLAAIARTWTLRDDETISPLPVYAPTFEGWDSPARQEYPLQLFGFHYKARTHSTYGNIDVLQAACRQEVWLNPIDAAQRGIENGDPVRVFNARGEVRLPAKVTPRIMPGVSAMGQGAWHQADMSGDRIDHGGCVNVLTTQRPSPLAKGNPQHTNLVQIEKI; translated from the coding sequence ATGGCACAACATCACGAGGGCATTAGCCGCCGTCAGTTTCTTACCACCACCTCACTCGGCGGCCTCGCGCTGGCGGCGGGCAGCGTTACGCTACCCTTCGGTTTTACCCGCATTGCCGCCGCGGTAGACATCGCCGTCACCCCACCTGTTGATAAGGTGGTCTGGGGCGCCTGTTCGGTAAACTGCGGCAGCCGTTGCGCACTGCGGCTGCATGTTCGCAACGACACCGTCTGGCGCGTCGAAACGGACAATACCGGGCTTGATACCTATGGCGATCACCAGGTGCGCGCCTGCCTGCGCGGGCGCTCCATTCGCCGGCGCATCAACCACCCTGACCGCCTGAATTATCCGATGAAGCGCGTCGGCAAGCGCGGCGAAGGCAAATTCGAGCGTATCAGCTGGGACGAAGCGCTGGATACGATAAGCATAAGCCTTAAGAAAATTGTCAGCGAATACGGTAATGAAGCGGTGTATATCAATTACACCTCTGGCGTCGTGGGCGGCAATATCACCCGCTCCTCGCCTTACGCCTCGCTGGTGGCCCGGCTTATGAATTGCTATGGCGGGTTTCTTAGCCACTATGGCACTTACAGCACCGCGCAAATCGCCTGCGCGATGCCTTACACCTACGGCTCGAACGACGGCAACAGCACCTCGGACATCGTCAACAGCAAACTGGTAGTGATGTTCGGCAACAACCCGGCGGAAACCCGCATGAGCGGCGGCGGGATCACCTATCATCTCGAACAGGCCCGCGAACGCTCGCAGGCGCGCATGATTGTTATCGATCCGCGATATACCGATACCGCCGCCGGGCGTGAAGATGAATGGATCCCGATCCGTCCCGGTACCGACGCCGCGCTGGTTTCTGCGCTCGCCTGGATCATGATCGACGAAAATTTAGTCGATCAACCCTTCCTCGATCGTTACTGCGTGGGTTATGACGAGAAAACGCTCCCGGCGGGCGCGCCCGCCAACGGGCATTACAAAGCGTATATTCTCGGCCAGGGCGACGACGGCATCGCTAAAACGCCCGCCTGGGCTGCGCGCATCACCGGTATTCCTGAAGCGCGCATCGTGAAACTCGCACGCGAAATCGCTGGTGCGAAACCGGCTTACATCTGCCAGGGCTGGGGGCCGCAGCGTCAGGCGAATGGCGAGCTTACCTCCCGCGCTATCGCGATCCTCGCCATCCTTACCGGCAACGTCGGCATTCATGGCGGTAACAGCGGCGCACGTGAATCTACTTACACGATAACTATCGAGCGGATGCCGGTGCTGGAAAACCCGGTCAAAACGCAGATTTCCTGCTTTAGCTGGACCGACGCCATCGCCCGCGGCCCGCAGATGACCGCCCTCGCCGACGGCGTACGCGGCAAAGAAAAACTCGATGTGCCGATTAAGTTCATCTGGAACTACGCAGGCAATACCATCACTAACCAGCATTCAGATATCAACCGCACCCACGAGATTTTGCAGGACGATACGCAATGCGAAACCATTGTGGTAATTGAAAACTTTATGACCTCCTCGGCTCGCTACGCCGACATTCTGCTGCCGGATTTAATGACCGTAGAGCAGGAGGACATCATCCCTAACGATTACGCTGGCAACATGGGGTATCTCATCTTCACCCAGCCTGCGACGTCAGCGAAATTTGAGCGCAAACCTATCTACTGGATGATGAGCGAAGTGGCGAAACGTCTCGGTCCTGAGGTGCACCAGCGTTTCACCGAAGGGCGCACACAGGCGCAGTGGCTACAGTATCTCTATGCGAAAATGCGTACCCGCGACCCGGCGCTACCGGAGTATGAGGCGCTCAAACAACAGGGCATTTATAAGCGAAAGGACCCTAACGGTCATTACGTTGCTTATCAGGCGTTTCGTGAAGATCCGCTCGCCCATCCGCTTAAAACGCCCTCAGGAAAAATTGAGATCTACTCCGCCCCGCTTGCCGCGATAGCCCGCACCTGGACGCTGCGCGACGATGAAACGATCAGTCCGTTGCCGGTCTACGCCCCGACATTTGAAGGCTGGGACTCGCCCGCGCGCCAGGAGTACCCCCTTCAGCTTTTCGGCTTTCACTACAAAGCCCGTACCCACTCCACCTACGGCAACATCGACGTCCTGCAGGCCGCCTGCCGTCAGGAGGTCTGGCTCAATCCCATTGATGCCGCGCAGCGCGGCATTGAGAACGGCGATCCCGTACGCGTCTTTAACGCCCGCGGCGAAGTGCGCCTTCCGGCCAAAGTGACCCCGCGCATCATGCCTGGCGTCAGCGCGATGGGCCAGGGCGCGTGGCATCAGGCTGACATGAGCGGCGACCGGATAGACCACGGCGGCTGTGTCAATGTACTCACCACGCAGCGCCCGTCGCCGCTTGCCAAAGGCAACCCGCAACACACCAATCTGGTGCAGATAGAGAAGATCTGA
- a CDS encoding YnfA family protein: MIKTTLLFFATALAEIIGCFLPWLWLRKGASILWLLPAALSLMLFVWLLTLHPAASGRVYAAYGGVYVMTALLWLRIVDGVRLSLYDWAGAAVALCGMLIIVAGWGRA, from the coding sequence ATGATTAAAACCACTTTGCTGTTTTTCGCCACCGCGCTTGCAGAAATCATCGGCTGTTTCCTGCCGTGGCTGTGGCTGCGTAAGGGCGCAAGCATACTCTGGCTGTTGCCGGCCGCGCTGTCGCTTATGCTGTTTGTCTGGCTCTTGACGCTGCACCCGGCGGCAAGCGGGCGGGTATATGCCGCCTACGGTGGCGTCTATGTCATGACTGCCTTGCTGTGGCTTCGAATCGTGGACGGCGTGCGGCTGAGCCTTTATGACTGGGCCGGGGCAGCAGTCGCCTTGTGTGGCATGCTGATTATTGTCGCAGGCTGGGGCCGCGCCTGA
- a CDS encoding DUF1283 family protein yields MKNFLRHSLLLALLTGALTSVAHAQTDKLIIESGDNARTRQDAAMDKEQWNDTRSLRQKVNKRAEKEWDKADVAFDAQDNCEKSANLNAYWEPNTLRCLDRRTGRVINP; encoded by the coding sequence ATGAAAAACTTCCTTCGCCACTCACTGCTGCTGGCGCTGCTGACCGGTGCGTTGACCAGTGTGGCTCACGCGCAAACCGATAAACTGATTATTGAGTCCGGCGATAACGCTCGGACCCGCCAGGACGCTGCGATGGATAAAGAGCAATGGAATGACACCCGTTCTTTACGCCAAAAAGTGAACAAACGCGCTGAAAAAGAGTGGGATAAAGCAGATGTCGCTTTTGACGCTCAGGATAACTGCGAAAAAAGCGCGAACCTCAACGCTTACTGGGAACCCAATACGCTGCGTTGTCTTGACCGCCGCACCGGCCGCGTCATTAATCCGTAA
- the manD gene encoding D-mannonate dehydratase ManD gives MKISKAEVFVTCPGRNFVTLKITTEDGLIGLGDATLNGRELSVASYLRDHLCPQLIGRDAQRIEDIWQFFYKGAYWRRGPVTMSAIAAIDTALWDIKAKAAGMPLYQLLGGASRDGVMVYCHTTGHSIDEVLDDYARHKELGFKAIRVQCGVPGMKTTYGMAKGKGLAYEPATKGQWPEEQFWSTEKYLDFTPKLFEAVRDKFGFHEHLLHDMHHRLTPIEAARFGKSIEDHRLFWMEDPTPAENQACFRLIRQHTVTPIAVGEVFNSIWDCKQLIEEQLIDYIRTTVTHAGGITGMRRIADFAALYQVRTGSHGPSDLSPICHAAALHFDLWVPNFGVQEFMGYSEQMLEVFPHSWTFDHGYMHPGDKPGLGIEFDEKLAAKYPYDPAYLPVARLEDGTLWNW, from the coding sequence ATGAAAATCAGTAAGGCGGAAGTATTTGTGACGTGCCCGGGGCGCAATTTTGTCACGCTTAAAATCACGACTGAGGACGGCCTGATCGGGCTTGGCGACGCCACGCTTAACGGACGCGAGCTGTCGGTCGCCAGTTATCTGCGCGATCATCTCTGCCCGCAGCTTATCGGGCGTGACGCGCAGCGTATCGAGGATATCTGGCAGTTTTTCTACAAAGGCGCGTACTGGCGGCGCGGCCCGGTCACGATGTCGGCGATTGCCGCTATCGACACCGCGCTTTGGGATATCAAAGCCAAAGCTGCCGGGATGCCGCTCTATCAGCTGCTCGGCGGCGCGTCGCGCGACGGTGTGATGGTCTATTGCCACACCACCGGGCATTCCATTGATGAGGTGCTGGACGATTACGCGCGCCATAAAGAGCTGGGTTTTAAAGCCATTCGCGTACAGTGCGGCGTGCCGGGTATGAAAACCACCTACGGCATGGCAAAAGGCAAAGGGCTGGCGTATGAACCGGCCACAAAAGGCCAGTGGCCGGAAGAGCAGTTCTGGTCAACGGAAAAATATCTCGATTTCACCCCGAAACTCTTCGAGGCCGTGCGCGATAAATTTGGCTTCCATGAGCATTTGCTGCACGACATGCATCACCGCCTGACGCCCATCGAGGCCGCGCGGTTTGGTAAAAGTATTGAGGATCACCGCCTGTTCTGGATGGAAGATCCCACCCCCGCCGAAAACCAGGCCTGTTTCCGTCTCATTCGTCAGCACACCGTCACACCGATTGCGGTAGGGGAAGTCTTTAACAGTATCTGGGACTGCAAACAGCTTATCGAAGAGCAACTGATTGATTACATCCGCACGACCGTCACCCACGCGGGCGGCATTACCGGCATGCGCCGCATTGCCGATTTTGCGGCGCTTTATCAGGTACGTACCGGCTCGCACGGCCCGTCGGATCTCTCCCCCATTTGTCACGCTGCCGCGCTGCATTTTGATCTCTGGGTACCAAATTTCGGCGTGCAGGAGTTCATGGGGTATTCCGAACAGATGCTGGAGGTGTTCCCGCACAGCTGGACGTTCGACCATGGCTATATGCACCCGGGCGACAAACCAGGGCTTGGCATCGAATTTGACGAAAAACTGGCGGCGAAATACCCCTACGATCCGGCTTATTTGCCGGTCGCCCGCCTTGAAGACGGCACGCTGTGGAACTGGTAA
- the speG gene encoding spermidine N1-acetyltransferase, translating to MTEYVEVKLRPLEREDLRFVHQLDNNASVMRYWFEEPYEAFVELSDLYDKHIHDQSERRFVVECDGDKAGLVELVEINHVHRRAEFQIIISPEHQGKGLASRAAKLAMDYGFTVLNLYKLYLIVDKENAKAIHIYRKLGFMVEGELVHEFFINGEYRNTIRMCIFQHQYLTHLKPAGNSLLKPTAQ from the coding sequence ATGACAGAGTACGTTGAAGTCAAACTGCGCCCGCTGGAACGTGAAGATTTGCGTTTCGTCCACCAGCTCGATAACAACGCAAGCGTCATGCGCTATTGGTTTGAAGAGCCTTATGAGGCGTTCGTCGAACTTTCCGATCTCTACGACAAACATATTCACGATCAGAGCGAGCGCCGCTTTGTGGTGGAGTGTGACGGCGATAAAGCGGGCCTGGTGGAACTGGTTGAAATTAACCATGTACACCGCCGCGCCGAATTTCAGATTATTATTTCGCCAGAGCATCAGGGCAAAGGGCTTGCCAGCCGCGCGGCCAAACTCGCGATGGATTACGGCTTTACGGTATTAAACCTCTATAAGCTCTATCTCATCGTCGATAAAGAGAACGCTAAAGCGATTCATATTTATCGCAAGCTTGGGTTTATGGTGGAAGGCGAACTGGTCCATGAATTTTTTATTAATGGCGAGTACCGCAACACCATCCGCATGTGCATCTTCCAGCATCAGTACCTGACGCACCTCAAACCGGCCGGAAACAGCCTGCTCAAACCCACCGCACAATAA
- a CDS encoding MFS transporter, which produces MKIRKLRWYMIGLVSLGTIINALARSSLSVSAPTLFTELHINEQQYSWILSAFQFAYTIAQPLCGFFIDVVGLKLGFFIMIIAWSLTNMAHATCHSWGGLAFLRGLMGLSEASAIPAGVKCNSEWFPAKERGIAGGVANIGTSIGAMLAPPLVVWAIMAYNWEMAFVITGALGLVFAVIWWFGYEAPSRHRRLSAQEARYIEEGQEKHLEADGTKPSILQILRQRNFWGIALPRFLADPAWGTINFWLPVYLMTVRHMPLKEIALFAWLPFLAADFGGMAGGFLNNVMMKRWNISTINARRIGFSIGALLMLPLAFVGFVESAYLAVGLVSVCAFAHQMLSTQVITMATDLFRRNETSTVSGFAGTAGWTGIFICTLIMGGLVKTVGYNPFFIILSMMDIVGAIILWTFVKERAVTRLAAKPVAV; this is translated from the coding sequence ATGAAAATCAGAAAATTACGCTGGTATATGATAGGCCTGGTGTCATTAGGCACGATTATTAATGCGCTGGCGCGCAGTTCGCTGAGCGTTTCCGCGCCAACCTTATTTACCGAGCTTCATATCAACGAGCAGCAATATTCGTGGATATTAAGCGCCTTTCAGTTTGCCTATACGATAGCGCAGCCGCTGTGCGGCTTCTTTATTGATGTGGTGGGCTTAAAGCTCGGCTTTTTTATTATGATCATTGCCTGGTCACTCACAAATATGGCGCACGCCACCTGTCATTCGTGGGGCGGACTGGCGTTTTTGCGTGGCCTGATGGGCCTTAGTGAAGCGTCTGCTATTCCGGCGGGCGTAAAGTGTAATTCTGAATGGTTCCCGGCGAAGGAGCGTGGGATTGCAGGCGGGGTGGCGAATATCGGCACGTCTATTGGCGCGATGCTGGCGCCGCCGTTAGTCGTCTGGGCCATCATGGCGTACAACTGGGAGATGGCGTTTGTCATCACCGGCGCGCTCGGTCTTGTATTCGCCGTTATCTGGTGGTTCGGCTATGAAGCGCCGTCACGCCACCGCCGGTTAAGCGCGCAGGAAGCCAGATATATTGAAGAGGGGCAGGAGAAGCATCTGGAGGCGGACGGCACGAAACCCTCCATATTGCAGATCCTGCGCCAGCGAAACTTCTGGGGTATTGCGCTGCCGCGCTTTCTTGCCGACCCGGCGTGGGGAACCATTAACTTCTGGTTGCCGGTTTATCTGATGACGGTGCGTCATATGCCGCTCAAAGAGATTGCGCTGTTCGCCTGGCTGCCGTTTCTGGCTGCCGATTTCGGTGGCATGGCGGGCGGCTTTTTAAATAACGTGATGATGAAGCGCTGGAATATTTCCACCATCAACGCCCGCCGTATTGGCTTTAGCATTGGCGCGCTGCTGATGCTGCCGCTGGCGTTTGTCGGATTTGTCGAAAGCGCGTATCTGGCGGTCGGGCTGGTTTCTGTCTGCGCTTTCGCGCACCAGATGCTCTCCACCCAGGTCATTACGATGGCAACCGATCTTTTCAGACGCAACGAAACCTCGACCGTCAGCGGGTTTGCCGGTACCGCCGGGTGGACAGGCATTTTCATCTGCACCCTAATCATGGGCGGACTGGTAAAAACCGTCGGTTACAATCCGTTCTTTATTATCCTCAGCATGATGGATATTGTCGGTGCGATCATCCTCTGGACCTTCGTCAAAGAGCGCGCCGTGACCCGTCTTGCCGCAAAACCTGTCGCTGTCTAA
- a CDS encoding YnfC family lipoprotein: MNKYVTVMMMAWVLTGCDKPDALAPFSPEMASFSSEFNFDPLRGPVKNFTQKLINDDGEVETEVNGTLSEEGCFETLTYVDKPSNSHLSLVLDANYYLDAMTHEKRIRLQGKCQLAELPAVGMIYETNEHDFVVKGHTPEVTVSYRYDDEGYPLGKTSKAKDAELATFATPSDKRKKHDYTSVTKLNNKVIDTAEQRCEYDRHLNPLSCVLALTDTGTTPPKKHKFTIQNEINYY; encoded by the coding sequence GTGAATAAATACGTGACGGTAATGATGATGGCGTGGGTATTGACCGGCTGTGATAAGCCTGACGCGCTCGCGCCGTTTAGCCCCGAAATGGCGAGTTTCTCAAGCGAGTTTAATTTCGATCCGCTGCGCGGCCCGGTAAAAAACTTCACGCAGAAGTTGATCAATGATGATGGTGAAGTGGAAACCGAAGTGAATGGCACGCTGTCTGAGGAAGGGTGTTTCGAAACACTAACCTACGTCGATAAGCCGAGCAACAGCCATCTTTCGCTGGTACTGGATGCGAACTATTACCTTGATGCGATGACCCACGAAAAGCGCATTCGTCTGCAGGGCAAATGCCAACTGGCGGAGTTACCTGCGGTCGGCATGATCTATGAAACCAACGAGCACGACTTCGTAGTGAAAGGGCATACGCCGGAAGTCACCGTCAGCTACCGGTACGATGACGAAGGCTATCCGCTTGGTAAAACCAGCAAAGCCAAAGACGCGGAACTTGCCACGTTCGCCACGCCGAGCGATAAGCGCAAAAAGCATGACTATACGTCTGTGACCAAACTCAACAATAAAGTGATCGATACCGCCGAACAGCGCTGTGAATATGACCGCCATCTTAACCCGTTAAGCTGCGTACTGGCGCTTACCGACACCGGCACGACGCCGCCGAAAAAGCATAAATTCACGATCCAGAACGAAATCAATTACTACTGA
- a CDS encoding DUF1161 domain-containing protein, whose product MKKRYWAGALLLAATLPVSAAQNSCERVKADIEQRIINNGVPENGFTLTIVPNDQADQPDAQVVGHCANDTQKILYTRTQSGNAAGGATSQGAASEPQ is encoded by the coding sequence ATGAAGAAACGTTACTGGGCAGGCGCCCTGCTGCTGGCCGCCACGTTGCCGGTCAGCGCCGCGCAAAACTCCTGTGAACGGGTAAAAGCCGATATTGAACAGCGCATCATTAATAACGGCGTACCAGAAAACGGGTTTACGTTAACTATCGTTCCTAACGATCAGGCTGACCAGCCGGATGCACAGGTTGTTGGCCACTGCGCCAACGATACACAAAAAATTCTCTATACCCGCACGCAAAGCGGTAACGCGGCGGGCGGCGCCACGTCGCAGGGTGCGGCGAGCGAACCGCAGTAA